Proteins from a genomic interval of Massilia sp. KIM:
- a CDS encoding alpha/beta hydrolase, with protein MLTLVCATTAAPLQAADKPEPPKASTALPGVSLLGELEMPALQRKRQIRVYLPPGYANSGKRYPVLYMHDGQNLFDEATAYAGEWKVDETLDALAREGKLELIVVGIDNGQEKRMTELNAWDNARIGKGEGRQYTDFIVKVLKPYVDGKYRTLPGREHTAIMGSSMGGLASHYALVQYPEVFSKAGVFSPAYWTAEPVYKFVTAKPTPKDARLYFLMGEKEGPEMVSGVKKMAKVVGGTGHPAANSVLRIVPGAEHNEKFWAGELREALLWMYAPEANKVASSK; from the coding sequence TTGCTGACCCTGGTATGCGCGACTACAGCCGCGCCCCTGCAAGCGGCCGACAAGCCCGAGCCGCCCAAGGCCTCGACCGCCCTGCCCGGCGTGAGCCTGCTCGGCGAGCTCGAGATGCCTGCCCTGCAGCGCAAGCGGCAGATCCGCGTCTATCTGCCGCCGGGTTATGCGAACTCGGGCAAGCGCTATCCGGTGCTCTACATGCACGACGGCCAGAACCTGTTCGACGAGGCCACGGCCTATGCCGGCGAATGGAAGGTGGACGAGACGCTCGACGCCCTGGCCAGGGAAGGCAAGCTGGAACTGATCGTGGTCGGTATCGACAACGGCCAGGAGAAGCGCATGACCGAGCTGAATGCCTGGGACAACGCGCGCATCGGGAAGGGAGAAGGCCGGCAGTACACCGACTTCATCGTCAAGGTGCTCAAGCCTTACGTCGACGGCAAGTACCGCACCCTGCCCGGGCGCGAGCACACCGCGATCATGGGCAGCTCGATGGGCGGACTGGCCTCGCACTACGCGCTGGTGCAGTATCCGGAGGTGTTCAGCAAGGCGGGCGTGTTCTCGCCGGCCTACTGGACGGCGGAACCGGTGTACAAGTTCGTCACGGCCAAGCCGACGCCCAAGGATGCGCGCCTGTACTTCCTGATGGGGGAGAAGGAAGGGCCGGAGATGGTGTCCGGTGTGAAGAAGATGGCGAAGGTCGTGGGCGGGACCGGGCATCCGGCGGCCAACAGCGTGCTCAGGATCGTGCCGGGCGCGGAGCACAACGAGAAGTTCTGGGCCGGCGAGCTGCGCGAGGCGCTGCTGTGGATGTATGCGCCGGAAGCGAACAAGGTGGCGAGCAGCAAGTAG
- a CDS encoding MFS transporter, which produces MDMQTGVLKPRLSFWQLWNMSFGFFGIQFGFALQNANTSRIFSTLGANPDDLALFWLAAPVTGLLVQPIIGYLSDNTWHAKWGRRRPFFFIGAVLAAIALFLMPNSAALWMAVAVLWLMDAAINISMEPFRAFVGDKLDTSQQTAGYAMQTFFIGCGAVIASLLPTIFEAMGVSNATVNGSIPDTVRYSFYAGGAVFFLAVTWTVLTADELPPPDLDSFRKERQQSRGLGKAVAEIFGGFAKMPPTMVQLAFVQFFTWIALFSMWIYTGSAIADNVYGTTDAQSTAYQDAGSYVGIMFAVYSGVSALAAFILPVFARATSRKIVHAVCLAIGGLSLGSIFLIHDKQALMIPMIGVGLAWASILTMPYAILAGSLPAKRMGYFMGLFNFFVVIPQIVSGLLLGFITKHFFAGHTVKTLMLGGACMVIAAVLTLFVTDKAGPVKAKA; this is translated from the coding sequence ATGGATATGCAAACCGGCGTGCTCAAGCCACGCCTGTCGTTCTGGCAGCTGTGGAACATGAGCTTCGGCTTCTTCGGCATCCAGTTCGGCTTCGCCCTGCAGAACGCCAACACCAGCCGCATCTTTTCCACGCTGGGCGCCAACCCCGACGACCTGGCCCTATTCTGGCTGGCCGCCCCGGTCACCGGCCTGCTGGTGCAGCCCATCATCGGCTACCTGAGCGACAACACCTGGCACGCGAAGTGGGGGCGGCGCCGTCCCTTCTTCTTCATCGGCGCGGTGCTGGCCGCGATCGCCCTGTTCCTGATGCCGAACTCCGCCGCCCTGTGGATGGCGGTGGCCGTGCTGTGGCTGATGGACGCCGCGATCAACATCTCGATGGAGCCCTTCCGCGCCTTCGTCGGCGACAAGCTCGACACCTCGCAGCAGACCGCCGGCTACGCGATGCAGACCTTCTTCATCGGCTGCGGTGCGGTGATCGCCTCGCTCCTGCCGACCATCTTCGAAGCCATGGGCGTCTCCAACGCCACCGTGAACGGCAGCATCCCCGACACCGTGCGCTATTCCTTCTACGCCGGCGGCGCGGTGTTCTTCCTGGCCGTGACCTGGACCGTGCTCACCGCCGACGAACTGCCGCCGCCCGACCTCGACAGCTTCCGCAAGGAACGCCAGCAGTCGCGCGGCCTGGGCAAGGCCGTGGCCGAGATCTTCGGCGGCTTCGCCAAGATGCCACCCACCATGGTGCAACTGGCCTTCGTGCAGTTCTTCACCTGGATCGCGCTGTTCTCGATGTGGATCTACACTGGCAGCGCCATCGCCGACAACGTCTACGGCACCACCGACGCCCAGTCGACCGCCTACCAGGACGCCGGCTCCTACGTCGGCATCATGTTCGCCGTCTACAGCGGCGTTTCGGCCCTGGCCGCCTTCATCCTGCCGGTGTTCGCCCGCGCCACCAGCCGCAAGATCGTGCACGCCGTCTGCCTGGCGATCGGCGGCCTGAGCCTGGGCAGCATCTTCCTGATCCACGACAAGCAGGCCCTGATGATCCCGATGATCGGCGTCGGCCTGGCCTGGGCCTCGATCCTGACCATGCCCTACGCCATCCTGGCCGGTTCGCTGCCGGCCAAGCGCATGGGCTATTTCATGGGCCTGTTCAACTTCTTCGTCGTGATCCCGCAGATCGTCAGCGGCCTGCTGCTGGGCTTCATCACCAAGCATTTCTTCGCCGGCCACACGGTCAAGACCCTGATGCTGGGCGGCGCCTGCATGGTGATCGCGGCGGTGCTGACCCTGTTCGTGACCGACAAGGCGGGGCCGGTGAAGGCGAAAGCCTAA